The DNA segment TTTATTCTTGGAGGGTTATTTATGAAAAAATCAATTGCTATCCTTGCTGGTGTACTTTTAGTTCAACAAGTTTCTCTTGCAAAGGTTGTAAACAAAGACGTTACTTTTACTGAAAAAACTTATGGAGTTTGCTCTACTGAAATGACAGTATCTGTTAAAGATGGAAAAATCGTATCTTTCTCAGCTGTTAAAGGATGTCCTGGAAACCTTGCTGCTATAGGAAAACTTTTACCTGGTATGGAAGTTGAAAGAGTAATC comes from the uncultured Fusobacterium sp. genome and includes:
- a CDS encoding TSCPD domain-containing protein: MKKSIAILAGVLLVQQVSLAKVVNKDVTFTEKTYGVCSTEMTVSVKDGKIVSFSAVKGCPGNLAAIGKLLPGMEVERVIELLDDNYCSGAPLAGYTSCMDNLVEMLKKHVTGEGEGPMAEIRKAQKAGAQKVAFAGHVCTGCGLCQAVLS